A single genomic interval of Melanotaenia boesemani isolate fMelBoe1 chromosome 4, fMelBoe1.pri, whole genome shotgun sequence harbors:
- the LOC121638922 gene encoding serum response factor-like isoform X1, which yields MGTRTGSGQAGNGAGLSSLPVSTAGPGSNPGAETDGGRFEDREYSTEVVYSGSDQDSDSGDDEGSGGDRRGVKRERSEPADKTSGGLSRGYGGVSTGVSGVKPGKKTRGRVKIKMEFIDNKLRRYTTFSKRKTGIMKKAYELSTLTGTQVLLLVASETGHVYTFATRKLQPMITSETGKALIQTCLNSPDSPPRSDPSTDQRMSATGFEETDLTYQVAEPDGCSDGAKDPIKLSSSSSSSSSLQVQTSSPSWQPPSSTNGTVLKTSASVVLPGGITFMSGASLPPGAHTIPLSQLQGQPVALQSPTAPATTLQAPPTQQTTLLRLPAAVSLSGTGVSQQLQTIQVQSSSQPANQIASDINSPSSSTAASLPVSIVSSSSSSSSSSVTGHMMYPGSHTVMYTAPTPSLGDGGLTVLNTFPQTGHTQSHDPAAVQQVFLTSLPPVATQIPVSAVQLHPMVISQQSSSSLTELQVVSLDVHQSKED from the exons ATGGGCACCAGAACCGGGTCCGGGCAGGCGGGTAACGGAGCCGGGTTGAGTAGCCTCCCAGTGAGCACAGCCGGGCCCGGATCCAACCCTGGTGCTGAGACGGATGGAGGCCGATTCGAGGACCGGGAGTACAGCACCGAGGTGGTTTACAGCGGCTCCGACCAGGACTCAGACTCAGGGGACGACGAGGGTTCCGGCGGGGACAGGAGGGGCGTGAAGCGGGAGAGGAGCGAGCCGGCAGACAAGACCTCCGGAGGCCTGAGCCGGGGTTACGGCGGGGTGAGCACCGGGGTGTCTGGAGTGAAACCCGGGAAGAAGACCAGGGGCCGGGTGAAGATCAAGATGGAGTTCATCGACAATAAACTGAGGCGGTACACAACCTTCAGCAAGAGGAAGACCGGCATCATGAAGAAG GCCTATGAGCTGTCCACGCTGACAGGTACCCAGGTGTTGCTGCTGGTCGCCAGCGAGACGGGCCACGTGTACACATTTGCCACCAGGAAGCTGCAACCAATGATCACGTCAGAGACGGGGAAGGCTCTGATCCAGACCTGCCTCAACTCTCCAGACTCCCCGCCACGGTCCGACCCGTCCACCGACCAGAGGATGAGCGCCACGGGCTTCGAGGAGACGGACCTCACCTACCAGGTGGCAGAGCCGGATGGCTGCTCTGACGGAGCAAAG GACCCGATCAagctgtcctcctcctcctcatcttcatcctccctcCAGGTCCAGACCAGCTCCCCGTCCTGGCAGCCCCCCTCCTCCACTAATGGGACAGTCCTGAAGACGTCGGCAAGCGTCGTCCTTCCTGGAGGAATCACCTTCATGTCAG GTGCCTCTCTGCCCCCCGGTGCCCACACTATCCCCCTCAGCCAGCTGCAGGGCCAACCTGTGGCCCTCCAGAGCCCCACAGCTCCCGCCACCACGCTGCAGGCTCCGCCCACTCAACAAACCACCCTGCTCCGCCTCCCTGCCGCTGTGTCACTGTCAG GTACTGGAGTCTCTCAGCAACTTCAGACCATCCAGGTGCAGTCCAGCAGTCAGCCGGCCAATCAGATCGCCTCTGACATCAACAGCCCGTCCTCCTCTACAG CTGCCAGCCTTCCTGTCTCCATTGTTTCTTCTTCctcgtcctcctcttcctcctccgtGACAGGGCACATGATGTACCCTGGCAGTCACACGGTCATGTACACCGCCCCGACGCCATCCCTGGGCGACGGCGGCCTCACCGTGCTCAACACCTTCCCCCAGACAGGCCACACCCAGTCACATGACCCGG CTGCCGTCCAGCAGGTCTTCCTCACGTCTCTTCCTCCAGTCGCCACACAGATCCCGGTCTCTGCGGTCCAGCTGCACCcg atgGTCATCagccagcagagcagcagcagcctgacgGAGCTGCAGGTCGTCAGTCTGGACGTCCACCAATCAAAGGAGGACTGA
- the LOC121638922 gene encoding serum response factor-like isoform X2, translated as MGTRTGSGQAGNGAGLSSLPVSTAGPGSNPGAETDGGRFEDREYSTEVVYSGSDQDSDSGDDEGSGGDRRGVKRERSEPADKTSGGLSRGYGGVSTGVSGVKPGKKTRGRVKIKMEFIDNKLRRYTTFSKRKTGIMKKAYELSTLTGTQVLLLVASETGHVYTFATRKLQPMITSETGKALIQTCLNSPDSPPRSDPSTDQRMSATGFEETDLTYQVAEPDGCSDGAKVQTSSPSWQPPSSTNGTVLKTSASVVLPGGITFMSGASLPPGAHTIPLSQLQGQPVALQSPTAPATTLQAPPTQQTTLLRLPAAVSLSGTGVSQQLQTIQVQSSSQPANQIASDINSPSSSTAASLPVSIVSSSSSSSSSSVTGHMMYPGSHTVMYTAPTPSLGDGGLTVLNTFPQTGHTQSHDPAAVQQVFLTSLPPVATQIPVSAVQLHPMVISQQSSSSLTELQVVSLDVHQSKED; from the exons ATGGGCACCAGAACCGGGTCCGGGCAGGCGGGTAACGGAGCCGGGTTGAGTAGCCTCCCAGTGAGCACAGCCGGGCCCGGATCCAACCCTGGTGCTGAGACGGATGGAGGCCGATTCGAGGACCGGGAGTACAGCACCGAGGTGGTTTACAGCGGCTCCGACCAGGACTCAGACTCAGGGGACGACGAGGGTTCCGGCGGGGACAGGAGGGGCGTGAAGCGGGAGAGGAGCGAGCCGGCAGACAAGACCTCCGGAGGCCTGAGCCGGGGTTACGGCGGGGTGAGCACCGGGGTGTCTGGAGTGAAACCCGGGAAGAAGACCAGGGGCCGGGTGAAGATCAAGATGGAGTTCATCGACAATAAACTGAGGCGGTACACAACCTTCAGCAAGAGGAAGACCGGCATCATGAAGAAG GCCTATGAGCTGTCCACGCTGACAGGTACCCAGGTGTTGCTGCTGGTCGCCAGCGAGACGGGCCACGTGTACACATTTGCCACCAGGAAGCTGCAACCAATGATCACGTCAGAGACGGGGAAGGCTCTGATCCAGACCTGCCTCAACTCTCCAGACTCCCCGCCACGGTCCGACCCGTCCACCGACCAGAGGATGAGCGCCACGGGCTTCGAGGAGACGGACCTCACCTACCAGGTGGCAGAGCCGGATGGCTGCTCTGACGGAGCAAAG GTCCAGACCAGCTCCCCGTCCTGGCAGCCCCCCTCCTCCACTAATGGGACAGTCCTGAAGACGTCGGCAAGCGTCGTCCTTCCTGGAGGAATCACCTTCATGTCAG GTGCCTCTCTGCCCCCCGGTGCCCACACTATCCCCCTCAGCCAGCTGCAGGGCCAACCTGTGGCCCTCCAGAGCCCCACAGCTCCCGCCACCACGCTGCAGGCTCCGCCCACTCAACAAACCACCCTGCTCCGCCTCCCTGCCGCTGTGTCACTGTCAG GTACTGGAGTCTCTCAGCAACTTCAGACCATCCAGGTGCAGTCCAGCAGTCAGCCGGCCAATCAGATCGCCTCTGACATCAACAGCCCGTCCTCCTCTACAG CTGCCAGCCTTCCTGTCTCCATTGTTTCTTCTTCctcgtcctcctcttcctcctccgtGACAGGGCACATGATGTACCCTGGCAGTCACACGGTCATGTACACCGCCCCGACGCCATCCCTGGGCGACGGCGGCCTCACCGTGCTCAACACCTTCCCCCAGACAGGCCACACCCAGTCACATGACCCGG CTGCCGTCCAGCAGGTCTTCCTCACGTCTCTTCCTCCAGTCGCCACACAGATCCCGGTCTCTGCGGTCCAGCTGCACCcg atgGTCATCagccagcagagcagcagcagcctgacgGAGCTGCAGGTCGTCAGTCTGGACGTCCACCAATCAAAGGAGGACTGA